ACTCGATGAGCCCCTCGAACATGCGTGCCTTGCTGGGGAAGTGGCGATAGAGGGCGGCTTCGGTGACGCCGACCTGCTTCGCCAGGGCAGATACGGTGATGCGCTTGCCGCTGTCCTCTTCCAGCATCAGGGCCAGCGCCTGCAGGATCTGCTCGCGGCGGCTGGGGATGGGAGTTGCCTGCGTCATGTGGTGATCAACCCTCATCGGTGATCAGGGTGCCGACACCGGAGTTGGTGAAGATCTCCAGCAGGGTGGCGTGGGGCACTCGGCCGTCGATGATATGAGCGCTCTTCACGCCGCCCTTCACCGCCTCCAGCGCACAGCGGATCTTCGGCAGCATGCCGCCGTGGATGGTGCCGTCACTGATCAGCGCATCCACCTGGGCGGTGTTCAGGCCGGTGACCACCTCGCCGGAGCCATCCATCAGGCCGGCCACGTTAGTCAGCAGCATCAGCTTTTCGGCGCCGAGGGCCTCGGCGACCTTGCCGGCCACCAGGTCGGCGTTGATGTTGTAGCTGTGCCCCGTCGCGTCGACGCCGATGGGGGCGATCACCGGGATGAAGTCGCGCTCGGCGAGCATCTCGATCAGGTCGGTGGAGACATGCTCCACCTCGCCCACATGGCCGATGTCGATGATCTCCGGCGCGGTCATCTCCGGACTCTGGTGCTCCACCTTGAGCTGGCGGGCACGGATCTGGGCGCCGTCCTTGCCGGTCAGGCCGATGGCCTTGCCGCCGCACTGGTTGATCAGGTTGACGATGCCCTTGTTGACCAGGCCACCCAGCACCATCTCCACCACATCCATGGTCTCGGCAT
The Halomonas sp. H10-9-1 DNA segment above includes these coding regions:
- the argB gene encoding acetylglutamate kinase, giving the protein MTEQTHDPRLVVEVLSEALPYIQRFSGKTVVVKYGGNAMTEDTLIDSFARDMVLMKEVGINPVVVHGGGPQIGELLKKLNIESRFVNGMRVTDAETMDVVEMVLGGLVNKGIVNLINQCGGKAIGLTGKDGAQIRARQLKVEHQSPEMTAPEIIDIGHVGEVEHVSTDLIEMLAERDFIPVIAPIGVDATGHSYNINADLVAGKVAEALGAEKLMLLTNVAGLMDGSGEVVTGLNTAQVDALISDGTIHGGMLPKIRCALEAVKGGVKSAHIIDGRVPHATLLEIFTNSGVGTLITDEG